The following coding sequences lie in one Flagellimonas eckloniae genomic window:
- a CDS encoding cystathionine gamma-synthase, whose amino-acid sequence MSKKDLRFNSKTIHGGQQPDKAYGAVMPPIYQTSTYAQTTPGGHQGFEYSRSANPTRTALENALASIENGTYGLAFASGLSAMDAVIKLLNPGDEVISTNDLYGGSYRIFKQIFEKYGIKFHFVGMQSIESIREHVNTKTKLIWVETPTNPMMNVIDIKAVSELAKKNNLLLAVDNTFATPYLQRPLDLGADIVMHSATKYLGGHSDVVVGALAVKDKELADKLYFIQNASGAVCGPMDSFLTLRGIKTLHVRMQRHCENGRAIAEYLVKHPKIEKVYWPGFETHPNHDVAKSQMDDFGGMISFVPEGSSYEEAIKIVEKLEVFTLAESLGGVESLAGHPASMTHASIPKEEREKSGVVDSLIRLSVGIEDVDDLIADLDQAIG is encoded by the coding sequence ATGAGCAAGAAAGATTTAAGATTCAATAGTAAAACCATTCACGGTGGCCAGCAGCCAGATAAGGCATATGGTGCAGTGATGCCACCAATTTATCAAACTTCTACCTATGCCCAAACCACACCGGGAGGACATCAAGGATTTGAATATTCCAGAAGTGCCAATCCTACGCGAACCGCTTTGGAAAACGCCTTGGCGAGTATTGAAAATGGAACGTATGGATTAGCATTTGCAAGTGGACTTTCTGCCATGGATGCAGTAATAAAACTTCTAAATCCTGGGGATGAGGTAATTTCTACCAACGATTTATATGGTGGGAGCTATAGAATCTTCAAACAGATTTTTGAGAAGTATGGGATTAAATTCCATTTTGTTGGAATGCAAAGTATAGAAAGTATACGTGAGCATGTAAATACGAAAACAAAACTGATTTGGGTTGAAACACCTACCAACCCAATGATGAATGTAATAGACATAAAAGCAGTTTCCGAACTTGCCAAAAAGAACAATCTATTATTGGCGGTGGATAATACATTTGCCACTCCATACTTGCAACGTCCATTGGATTTGGGAGCGGACATTGTTATGCATTCTGCAACTAAATATTTAGGTGGACATAGTGATGTTGTTGTTGGGGCTTTAGCAGTTAAGGACAAGGAGCTAGCTGATAAATTGTATTTCATTCAGAATGCAAGTGGTGCCGTTTGTGGGCCGATGGATAGTTTTTTAACGCTACGTGGAATTAAAACGTTGCACGTACGTATGCAACGGCATTGTGAAAATGGGAGAGCAATAGCTGAATATCTTGTAAAACACCCAAAAATTGAAAAAGTATACTGGCCTGGGTTTGAAACCCATCCCAACCATGATGTTGCCAAAAGCCAGATGGACGACTTTGGAGGTATGATTTCATTTGTTCCCGAGGGGAGCAGTTATGAAGAGGCAATTAAAATTGTAGAAAAATTAGAAGTGTTCACCCTTGCTGAGTCTCTTGGTGGTGTAGAAAGTTTGGCAGGGCATCCTGCAAGTATGACCCATGCCAGCATTCCCAAAGAAGAACGGGAAAAAAGTGGTGTTGTGGACTCACTAATAAGACTTAGTGTGGGAATAGAGGATGTAGATGATTTAATAGCGGACTTGGATCAGGCGATAGGATGA
- the gdhA gene encoding NADP-specific glutamate dehydrogenase, whose amino-acid sequence MEAKIKAFMDEVVARNGHEPEFIQAVQEVAETVIPYIVKNDIYHGKNILLRMVEPERLISFRVAWVDDDGEIHVNRGYRIQMNSAIGPYKGGLRFHPTVNASVLKFLAFEQVFKNSLTTLPMGGGKGGSDFDPKGKSDDEVMRFCHAFMLELNRHIGPNTDVPAGDIGVGAREIGFLFGMYKKIRNEFTGVLTGKGRSWGGSLIRPEATGYGTVYFADSMLRMKGESFKGKKVVISGSGNVAQYAAEKVMHLGGKVFTLSDSGGYVFDKDGIDEEKLAFVMDLKNNRRGRISEYADKYSSAEYHKGKTPWEVPCDVALPCATQNELNGDDAATLIKNGCVAVAEGANMPSTPEAIHAFHEAQILFAPGKASNAGGVATSGLEMSQNSLRISWTREEVDERLKGIMEDIHDSCIEYGKEANGYCNYVKGANIAGFVKVADAMLAQGVI is encoded by the coding sequence ATGGAAGCAAAAATTAAAGCATTTATGGATGAGGTAGTAGCCAGAAATGGTCACGAACCAGAATTCATCCAAGCGGTACAAGAGGTAGCAGAAACCGTAATACCTTACATTGTAAAAAACGACATCTATCATGGGAAAAACATCCTTTTAAGGATGGTAGAGCCAGAACGGTTGATTTCGTTCCGAGTGGCTTGGGTTGATGATGATGGGGAAATACATGTAAACCGGGGATACCGAATTCAAATGAATTCTGCTATTGGACCTTATAAAGGGGGCCTTCGGTTTCATCCAACGGTAAATGCCAGTGTGCTAAAGTTCTTAGCTTTTGAGCAGGTTTTCAAGAATAGCTTGACAACCTTGCCCATGGGCGGAGGTAAAGGAGGTTCGGATTTTGATCCCAAGGGGAAATCCGATGATGAGGTAATGCGTTTTTGCCATGCCTTTATGTTGGAATTAAATAGACATATTGGTCCAAACACTGACGTTCCGGCCGGCGATATTGGAGTAGGCGCACGCGAAATAGGCTTCCTTTTCGGAATGTACAAAAAAATCAGAAATGAGTTCACAGGCGTATTGACCGGTAAAGGCCGTTCTTGGGGAGGTTCTTTGATTCGCCCTGAAGCTACCGGCTATGGGACGGTTTATTTTGCGGATAGCATGCTGAGGATGAAAGGGGAATCCTTTAAAGGAAAAAAAGTTGTGATTTCGGGTTCAGGGAATGTGGCCCAATATGCTGCTGAAAAAGTAATGCACCTTGGTGGTAAAGTATTTACACTTTCAGATTCTGGTGGATACGTGTTTGATAAAGATGGAATTGACGAGGAAAAATTAGCCTTTGTGATGGATTTGAAAAATAACCGAAGAGGAAGGATTTCAGAATATGCTGATAAATACTCTTCCGCGGAATATCATAAAGGAAAAACACCTTGGGAAGTCCCGTGCGATGTGGCTTTACCCTGCGCTACCCAAAATGAGTTAAATGGTGATGATGCGGCCACGCTGATAAAGAATGGTTGTGTTGCGGTTGCAGAAGGCGCAAATATGCCTTCTACCCCTGAAGCCATTCATGCTTTTCATGAAGCTCAAATTTTGTTTGCCCCCGGAAAAGCATCTAACGCAGGAGGAGTTGCCACCTCTGGATTGGAGATGTCGCAAAACTCGTTGCGTATTAGCTGGACTCGTGAAGAAGTGGACGAGAGATTGAAAGGAATTATGGAAGATATTCATGACTCCTGTATTGAATATGGGAAAGAAGCGAATGGATATTGCAACTATGTAAAAGGTGCAAATATTGCCGGTTTTGTAAAAGTAGCTGATGCCATGCTTGCGCAAGGGGTGATATAA
- the recO gene encoding DNA repair protein RecO — protein sequence MQVTTKAIVLSSLKYGDTSLIVKAYTASDGLKSYLLKGVLTSKRGKVKAAYFLPLMQLEIVANHRNKGTLESIKEVKVASPYKSLHTDIIKNSMVLFLAEMLSNSIQEQEQDMSLFNYLEYALFWLDEDSSISNFHLLFLINLTKYLGFYPDTSFQNAPYFDLLEGSFSMTPTLNLQIEGEHLKNFKHFLGINFDALKTIQINKPHRQELLKMVILYFELHLHGFRKPKSLAVLNAVFE from the coding sequence ATGCAAGTTACCACAAAAGCTATTGTGCTCTCTTCTTTAAAATATGGCGATACAAGTCTCATTGTTAAGGCATATACAGCTTCTGATGGATTAAAATCATACTTGTTGAAAGGAGTGTTGACATCGAAAAGAGGTAAGGTTAAAGCAGCCTATTTTCTTCCATTGATGCAGTTGGAAATTGTTGCCAACCATAGAAACAAGGGAACATTGGAAAGTATAAAAGAGGTTAAGGTTGCAAGTCCATATAAATCCCTTCACACAGACATTATAAAAAATAGTATGGTACTTTTTTTGGCCGAAATGTTGTCAAACAGTATTCAAGAACAAGAACAGGATATGAGCTTGTTCAACTATTTGGAATATGCGTTGTTTTGGTTGGACGAGGACAGTTCAATTTCAAATTTTCATCTACTTTTTTTAATTAACCTTACCAAATATTTGGGATTTTATCCTGACACATCGTTTCAAAATGCGCCGTATTTTGATTTATTGGAAGGTAGTTTTAGTATGACGCCCACGTTGAACCTACAAATAGAAGGGGAGCATTTAAAAAATTTCAAACACTTTTTGGGCATAAATTTTGATGCACTTAAAACAATACAAATCAACAAGCCTCACCGACAAGAACTTTTAAAAATGGTCATTCTTTATTTTGAATTACATTTGCACGGATTTAGAAAGCCCAAGTCCTTAGCGGTCTTAAATGCAGTATTTGAGTAG
- a CDS encoding TonB-dependent receptor, which translates to MQYLSSMRNTGLILFFLLFSLTVFAQEITVLDADTGNPVANVALYNKDKSKTAVSDFNGKSDLAVFSRNEKIIFKHISYEVFTTTKARLTKKGNRVYLTLKPEELMEVVMSVSKWEQQKKDIPQKIESINARSISFTAPQTAADLLQTSGKVFVQKSQLGGGSPMIRGFATNRLLLSVDGVRMNNAIFRGGNIQNVISIDPFTIKNTEVIFGPGSVIYGSDAIGGVMNFFTHKPRFSFTDSLTFSGNVNYRFSSANNESTSHVDFNFGQQKWASHTSFTYNNFNDLAMGKNGRDSYLRNNYVIREDNRDVLVTNSDPRKQVTTGYDQINFLQKFTYKPNNTWNYDLGLYYSETSDYSRYDRLIRPNDEGDGLRSAEWFYGPQKWFMGNFQITKKGKSKFYDGVKLTTAYQHFQESRNNRDFQEPERYTTQEKVDALSINLDFENKKIGDLRLYYGAEYIFNKVNSEGSLENIETNVISGAASRYPDGSTWQTMAAYINGEYKLKPNFTLLSGVRYSQVWVDAQFDTTYYPFPFDEADIITGAFTGSVGFSWFPKADFQITLNGSTGFRAPNIDDIGKIFDSEPGSVVVPNPNLEPEYAYNGELGFRKNIKNKLVLKGATFYSYLVDALVRRDFEFNGETEILYKGELSNVQAIQNAAKAYVYGFEFGLEAFFNENWSLSSNLTLTEGIEEDDSGVDSAARHVAPTFGDVHLVWQDQKLKADLFLNYNGEISNDDLALSEQSKDYIYATDTNGNPFSPSWHTLNFRSQYQISNALKTTLSLENFTDQRYRTYSSGIIAPGINLILGLGYSF; encoded by the coding sequence ATGCAGTATTTGAGTAGTATGCGCAACACAGGTCTCATCCTCTTTTTCTTACTGTTCTCCTTAACTGTTTTTGCTCAAGAAATTACGGTTCTGGATGCTGATACAGGCAACCCTGTGGCCAACGTAGCCCTATACAATAAAGATAAATCCAAAACGGCGGTATCCGACTTTAACGGTAAAAGTGATCTAGCTGTTTTTTCGAGGAACGAGAAGATTATTTTTAAACACATTAGCTACGAAGTCTTCACTACAACAAAGGCAAGATTAACCAAAAAGGGTAACCGAGTTTACCTAACTTTAAAACCAGAAGAACTAATGGAGGTGGTGATGTCGGTTTCCAAGTGGGAACAGCAAAAGAAGGACATTCCCCAAAAAATAGAGTCAATTAATGCCCGTTCCATATCATTTACAGCTCCACAAACTGCTGCAGATTTGTTGCAGACCAGTGGGAAAGTGTTTGTGCAAAAAAGCCAGTTGGGAGGTGGTAGCCCCATGATTAGGGGTTTTGCCACGAACAGATTGTTACTTTCCGTTGATGGGGTCCGCATGAACAATGCCATTTTTAGGGGAGGAAATATTCAAAACGTGATTTCCATTGATCCTTTCACTATCAAAAACACTGAGGTTATTTTTGGTCCCGGATCCGTAATTTATGGAAGTGATGCCATTGGTGGGGTAATGAACTTTTTTACCCACAAACCTCGTTTCTCTTTTACCGATAGTCTTACATTTTCTGGAAATGTGAACTATAGATTTTCCTCTGCAAACAATGAAAGCACCTCCCATGTAGATTTTAATTTCGGACAGCAGAAATGGGCTTCACATACCAGTTTCACATACAATAACTTCAATGATTTGGCCATGGGTAAAAATGGAAGAGACTCGTATTTGAGGAATAACTATGTTATTAGGGAAGATAATAGGGATGTGCTAGTAACCAATTCCGATCCAAGAAAGCAGGTAACAACAGGTTATGACCAAATCAACTTTTTACAAAAATTCACGTATAAACCAAATAACACTTGGAACTATGATTTAGGCCTTTATTACTCAGAAACGTCGGATTATTCACGATATGACAGATTGATTAGGCCCAATGACGAAGGAGATGGGTTACGTTCGGCAGAGTGGTTCTATGGACCACAAAAATGGTTCATGGGAAATTTTCAAATCACCAAAAAAGGAAAGAGCAAGTTTTATGACGGGGTAAAATTAACTACCGCATATCAACATTTTCAAGAAAGTAGGAACAATAGGGATTTTCAAGAACCAGAACGATACACAACCCAAGAAAAAGTGGATGCCCTATCCATTAATCTTGATTTTGAAAACAAAAAAATAGGAGATTTACGCTTATATTATGGGGCTGAGTATATTTTCAACAAAGTAAATTCAGAAGGAAGTCTAGAAAATATTGAAACCAATGTGATTTCAGGAGCTGCATCGCGTTACCCAGATGGATCCACTTGGCAAACAATGGCGGCGTATATTAATGGGGAGTATAAATTAAAACCAAATTTTACATTGTTATCTGGGGTTCGTTATAGTCAAGTTTGGGTTGATGCCCAATTTGACACCACCTATTACCCATTTCCTTTTGATGAAGCCGATATTATAACCGGAGCGTTTACTGGAAGTGTTGGTTTTAGTTGGTTTCCAAAAGCAGATTTTCAAATTACATTGAATGGTTCCACAGGTTTTAGGGCGCCTAATATAGATGATATAGGAAAAATATTTGATTCAGAACCCGGGTCCGTTGTAGTTCCAAACCCCAATTTGGAACCTGAATATGCATACAACGGAGAATTGGGTTTTAGAAAGAATATTAAAAACAAGCTGGTTTTAAAAGGAGCAACTTTTTATAGCTATTTGGTAGATGCATTGGTGAGACGGGATTTTGAGTTTAATGGAGAAACTGAAATTTTATACAAAGGCGAATTAAGTAATGTTCAAGCAATTCAAAATGCTGCAAAAGCATATGTATATGGTTTTGAGTTTGGTTTGGAAGCCTTTTTTAATGAGAATTGGTCCCTTTCTTCAAATTTAACCCTTACCGAAGGAATAGAAGAAGATGATAGTGGTGTTGATTCTGCTGCAAGGCATGTTGCACCCACCTTTGGTGATGTTCATTTGGTTTGGCAAGATCAGAAACTAAAGGCAGATTTGTTTTTGAACTATAATGGGGAAATCAGTAATGATGATTTGGCATTGTCAGAACAGAGCAAAGATTATATTTATGCCACAGATACCAATGGCAATCCATTTTCCCCTTCCTGGCACACCCTTAACTTTAGGTCTCAATATCAAATATCCAACGCTTTAAAAACAACATTAAGTTTAGAAAATTTTACTGATCAAAGGTACAGGACCTATTCCTCTGGAATTATTGCTCCTGGAATCAATCTCATATTGGGCTTGGGATATAGTTTTTAA
- the ileS gene encoding isoleucine--tRNA ligase gives MKFAEYKGLNLPKVSEEVLNFWKDNQIFEKSISTRAGKESYVFYEGPPSANGMPGIHHVMARTIKDIFPRYKTMKGYQVKRKAGWDTHGLPIEIGVEKELGITKEDIGKKISVEEYNAACKKAVMRYTDVWNEMTEKIGYWVDMDDPYITYKPKYMESVWWLLKQIYDKGLIYKGYTIQPYSPKAGTGLSSHELNQPGTYQDVTDTTVTAQFKAVESTLPEFLKKFDHLHFLAWTTTPWTLPSNTALTVGSKIDYVVVATYNQYTFQPTHVILAKNLVGKQFGGKFEETDDVSVLSSFSKENKKIPFLIAAECKGEDLLGIQYEQLLPYTQPYQNPENAYRVIAGDFVTTEDGTGIVHTAPTFGADDALVAKQAKPAVPPMLVLDENNNPVPLVDLQGRFRPELGEFAGKYVKNEYYADDAIPEKSVDVEIAIKLKEENKAFKVEKYVHSYPNCWRTDKPILYYPLDSWFIKVTDVKDRMFELNQSINWKPKATGEGRFGNWLANANDWNLSRSRYWGIPLPIWRTEDGKEEMMIGSVAELKSEMEKAVEAGVLEKDLFEDFIVGDNSESNYDKIDLHKNIVDQITLVSPSRKPMKRESDLIDVWFDSGSMPYAQWHYPFENKELIDGGVAFPANFIAEGVDQTRGWFYTLHAIATMVFDTVSYKNVVSNGLVLDKEGKKMSKRLGNAVDPFKVLPEHGADATRWYMISNANPWDNLKFDMDGIVEVKRKFFGTLYNTYSFMALYANIDEFDYSEADIALKDRPEIDQWILSELHSLIQKVDETYDDYEATKAARMISDFVQENLSNWYVRLCRRRFWKGDYQQDKISAYQTLYTCLSTVAKLSAPIAPFFMDRLYKDLDATTKKEGFESVHLADFPVSNQGIINKKLERKMQLAQKISSLVLSIRQKEKIKVRQPLQKIMIPILDDEQKADIGAVSDLIKSEVNVKEIELLDDASGILVKQIKPNFKVLGPRFGKDMKAIAAAVNQLGQEDIQKIEREGELMLALENKSIILQLTDVDISSQDIEGWLVASSGALTVALDVTIDENLRKEGIARELVNRIQNLRKESGFEVTDRIDIKILKDGFVESAVSSNEDYIKTETLTAELNFEEKLDKGIAIAFDEVNTKLFIQKH, from the coding sequence ATGAAGTTTGCGGAATATAAAGGATTGAATTTACCCAAAGTATCGGAAGAAGTTTTGAACTTTTGGAAGGACAATCAAATTTTTGAAAAAAGTATTTCCACCAGAGCGGGGAAAGAAAGCTACGTGTTTTACGAAGGGCCACCTTCTGCAAACGGAATGCCTGGAATTCACCATGTAATGGCGCGTACCATCAAGGATATCTTTCCGAGGTATAAAACCATGAAGGGATATCAGGTAAAACGAAAAGCTGGATGGGACACCCATGGATTACCTATTGAAATTGGTGTAGAGAAAGAGCTTGGTATTACCAAGGAAGATATTGGCAAAAAGATTTCAGTAGAAGAATATAACGCAGCCTGTAAAAAAGCGGTCATGCGCTATACAGATGTCTGGAATGAAATGACCGAGAAAATAGGCTATTGGGTAGATATGGATGACCCATACATTACCTATAAACCTAAATATATGGAATCTGTTTGGTGGTTGCTAAAACAGATTTATGATAAAGGCCTTATCTATAAAGGATATACCATTCAACCGTATTCGCCAAAGGCGGGTACGGGATTAAGTTCCCACGAGTTGAATCAACCTGGAACGTATCAGGATGTTACGGACACAACTGTTACAGCTCAATTTAAGGCTGTTGAAAGCACATTGCCTGAGTTCTTAAAAAAGTTTGACCATTTGCACTTTTTGGCTTGGACAACTACTCCTTGGACACTCCCCAGTAATACAGCGTTAACCGTTGGATCAAAAATTGATTATGTAGTAGTAGCTACTTATAATCAATACACGTTTCAACCGACACATGTAATTCTTGCCAAAAATTTAGTAGGGAAACAATTTGGAGGAAAGTTTGAAGAAACTGATGATGTTTCGGTGCTTTCCAGTTTTTCTAAAGAAAATAAGAAAATACCATTCTTGATTGCTGCGGAATGCAAAGGCGAAGATTTGCTGGGAATTCAATATGAACAATTGCTTCCATATACCCAACCGTATCAAAATCCAGAAAATGCTTACAGGGTTATAGCAGGAGATTTTGTTACCACAGAAGATGGAACTGGAATAGTACATACCGCGCCCACTTTTGGTGCTGATGATGCCTTGGTGGCAAAACAAGCAAAACCTGCAGTTCCACCAATGTTGGTGTTGGATGAAAACAACAATCCAGTTCCGTTAGTCGATTTACAGGGAAGGTTTAGACCAGAACTTGGAGAATTTGCGGGCAAGTACGTGAAGAACGAATACTATGCAGATGATGCGATTCCAGAGAAGTCTGTTGACGTTGAAATTGCCATCAAACTAAAAGAAGAGAACAAGGCATTTAAGGTAGAGAAGTATGTGCACAGTTACCCAAACTGCTGGCGTACGGACAAGCCGATTTTATACTATCCATTGGATTCTTGGTTTATCAAGGTTACGGATGTTAAAGACCGTATGTTCGAGTTGAACCAAAGCATCAACTGGAAGCCAAAAGCCACTGGTGAGGGTCGATTTGGAAACTGGTTGGCCAATGCCAACGATTGGAACCTTTCCCGTTCCCGTTATTGGGGAATTCCACTCCCTATTTGGCGCACTGAGGATGGGAAGGAAGAAATGATGATTGGATCTGTAGCGGAATTGAAGTCCGAAATGGAAAAAGCTGTTGAAGCAGGAGTCCTTGAAAAAGACCTTTTCGAAGATTTTATTGTAGGAGACAATAGTGAATCCAACTATGATAAAATCGATTTACATAAAAATATTGTAGATCAGATTACTTTGGTATCCCCATCGAGAAAACCCATGAAAAGGGAATCTGATTTAATTGATGTTTGGTTTGATAGTGGCTCCATGCCTTATGCACAATGGCATTACCCGTTTGAAAATAAAGAGCTAATTGATGGTGGTGTTGCATTCCCAGCAAACTTTATTGCAGAAGGAGTAGACCAGACAAGAGGGTGGTTCTATACCTTGCATGCCATTGCCACTATGGTTTTCGATACCGTTTCCTATAAGAATGTAGTATCGAACGGATTGGTGTTGGACAAGGAAGGAAAGAAGATGTCCAAGCGTTTGGGGAATGCCGTTGATCCGTTTAAAGTGCTTCCGGAACACGGAGCGGATGCCACGCGTTGGTATATGATTTCCAATGCAAATCCATGGGACAATTTGAAATTTGATATGGATGGAATTGTTGAAGTGAAACGGAAATTTTTCGGCACACTTTATAATACCTATTCCTTCATGGCATTATATGCCAACATTGATGAGTTTGATTATTCAGAGGCAGACATTGCATTAAAAGATAGGCCAGAAATAGATCAATGGATTTTATCGGAACTGCATTCACTGATTCAAAAAGTAGATGAAACCTACGATGATTATGAGGCGACAAAAGCGGCTCGAATGATTTCTGACTTTGTGCAAGAAAACTTGAGCAACTGGTATGTGAGACTATGTAGAAGACGTTTCTGGAAGGGAGATTACCAACAGGATAAAATCTCCGCATATCAAACATTATACACTTGCTTGTCCACCGTAGCAAAATTATCGGCTCCTATTGCCCCCTTTTTTATGGATCGGTTGTACAAGGATTTAGATGCTACAACAAAAAAAGAGGGTTTTGAAAGTGTTCATTTAGCAGATTTTCCAGTTTCTAATCAAGGAATAATCAACAAGAAATTGGAACGCAAAATGCAGTTGGCGCAAAAAATTTCCTCTTTGGTCTTGTCCATTCGCCAAAAAGAAAAGATCAAGGTGCGTCAGCCATTGCAAAAAATAATGATTCCTATTTTGGATGATGAACAGAAAGCAGATATTGGAGCGGTTTCAGATTTAATAAAATCAGAAGTAAACGTAAAAGAAATAGAGTTGCTTGACGATGCTTCAGGAATTTTGGTGAAACAAATCAAACCTAATTTTAAGGTTTTGGGGCCAAGATTTGGGAAGGACATGAAGGCTATTGCTGCTGCTGTAAATCAGTTGGGTCAAGAGGATATCCAAAAAATTGAGCGAGAAGGCGAATTAATGCTTGCTTTGGAAAATAAAAGTATTATTTTACAGTTAACTGATGTGGACATCAGCTCACAAGATATTGAAGGTTGGTTGGTAGCAAGTTCTGGCGCGTTAACAGTAGCTTTGGATGTAACCATAGACGAAAACCTAAGAAAAGAGGGCATTGCAAGAGAACTTGTAAATAGAATTCAAAACCTTAGAAAGGAATCTGGGTTTGAAGTTACTGATAGAATAGATATAAAAATATTGAAAGACGGTTTTGTGGAAAGTGCGGTTTCCAGTAATGAAGATTATATTAAAACAGAAACCTTGACCGCTGAACTGAATTTTGAGGAAAAATTAGATAAAGGTATAGCTATTGCCTTTGATGAAGTAAATACAAAATTGTTTATCCAAAAACATTAG
- a CDS encoding TraR/DksA family transcriptional regulator, producing MAQDLKVRYSDKDLGEFRKLIEEKIDKANQHLELLKSAYMNDGNNGTDDTSPTFKAFEEGSATMSKEANTQLAIRQEKFIRDLKNALLRIENKTYGICRVTGKLINKERLKLVPHATLSIEAKNMQK from the coding sequence ATGGCACAAGATTTAAAAGTAAGATACTCGGATAAAGATCTAGGAGAGTTTAGAAAGTTAATTGAAGAAAAAATAGATAAGGCCAACCAACATTTAGAGCTACTTAAAAGTGCATACATGAATGATGGCAATAATGGTACAGATGATACCTCACCAACATTTAAAGCTTTTGAGGAGGGTTCCGCTACCATGAGTAAGGAGGCCAATACACAGTTGGCAATTCGCCAAGAAAAATTCATAAGGGATTTAAAGAATGCATTGCTTAGAATAGAGAACAAAACCTATGGTATTTGCCGCGTAACAGGAAAGTTAATCAATAAGGAACGATTAAAATTAGTTCCGCATGCTACCTTAAGCATAGAGGCAAAAAACATGCAGAAATAA